The following are from one region of the Camelus dromedarius isolate mCamDro1 chromosome 16, mCamDro1.pat, whole genome shotgun sequence genome:
- the SLC16A5 gene encoding monocarboxylate transporter 6 isoform X2, translated as MVPGTKGRPLLCWGQGGTRAPISSLHCLSLLEWTCLPGSQVTLCPGLAYPPGSRGPLCSILVGRFGCRATMMLGGALASLGMVASSFCRTLSQLYLTAGFITGLGMCFSFQSSITAMGLYFTRWRVLANALASAGVSLGIMLWPLLSRYLLEDLGWRGTFLIFGGVLLHGCVCGAILRPGAILRPVATSVAPKIREDLPPPSKRPTRGFLVACGQAIQRHLAFDILLHNAGYRVYTLGVVWMIMGFPLPHVFLVPYATRHGVDEHRAALLISIIGFSNIFLRPMAGLVAGRQDFASHRKYLFSLATLLNGLTNLVCTVSADFRVLVGYCLVYSVSMSGIGALLFQVLMDIVPMDRFPSALGLFTILESISILISPPLAGLLLDTTNNFSYVFYMSSFFLVSAALFMSGSFCALRKKERQSRQVQAEGAVTEAAPEGTLTVEDTDSSEKRLHTEIMYVTSV; from the exons ATGGTTCCCGGTACAAAGGGAAGACCGCTTCTCTGCTGGGGCCAAGGTGGAACCAGAGCCCCCATCTCTTCTCTGCACTGCTTGAGTCTTCTGGAATGGACCTGCCTGCCAGGAAGCCAGGTCACCCTTTGTCCTGGGCTTGCCTACCCcccagggagcagag GACCCCTGTGCAGCATCCTGGTGGGACGCTTTGGCTGCAGAGCGACGATGATGCTGGGGGGCGCGCTGGCCAGCCTAGGCATGGTGGCCAGCTCCTTCTGTCGCACCCTTAGCCAGCTCTACCTCACGGCAGGATTCATCACAG GCCTGGGCATGTGCTTCAGCTTTCAGTCGAGCATCACCGCGATGGGGTTGTACTTCACCCGCTGGCGGGTGCTGGCCAATGCACTGGCCTCAGCGGGCGTCTCCCTGGGCATCATGCTCTGGCCACTGCTCTCCCGTTACCTCCTGGAGGACCTCGGCTGGAGGGGCACCTTCCTCATCTTCGGTGGGGTTTTGCTCCACGGCTGCGTCTGCGGGGCCATCCTGAGGCCCGGGGCCATCCTGAGGCCCGTGGCCACCAGTGTGGCCCCCAAGATCAGAGAAGACCTCCCTCCGCCTTCCAAGAGACCCACACGTGGCTTTCTGGTAGCCTGTGGTCAGGCCATCCAGCGCCACCTGGCCTTTGACATCCTGCTTCACAACGCCGGCTACCGTGTGTACACGCTGGGAGTCGTGTGGATGATCATGGGTTTCCCACTGCCGCATGTCTTCCTGGTGCCCTATGCCACGCGGCATGGGGTGGATGAGCACAGGGCGGCCCTGCTCATCTCCATCATCGGCTTCAGCAACATCTTTCTGCGGCCCATGGCTGGGCTGGTGGCGGGCCGGCAGGACTTTGCCAGTCACCGCAAGTACCTGTTCAGCTTGGCAACCCTGCTCAACGGGCTCACCAACCTGGTGTGCACAGTGTCGGCCGACTTCCGGGTGCTGGTGGGCTACTGCCTGGTGTACAGCGTGTCCATGAGTGGCATTGGTGCCCTCCTCTTCCAGGTCCTCATGGACATTGTCCCCATGGATCGGTTCCCCAGTGCCCTGGGCCTCTTCACCATCCTGGAAAGCATCTCCATCCTCATCTCCCCTCCACTGGCTG gaCTCCTCCTGGACACCACCAACAATTTCAGCTACGTTTTCTATATGTCAAGCTTCTTCCTTGTCTCAGCCGCCCTCTTCATGAGTGGCAGTTTCTGCGCcctgaggaagaaggagaggcaGAGCCGGCAGGTGCAGGCAGAAGGAGCCGTCACGGAGGCTGCCCCAGAGGGGACCCTCACTGTGGAAGACACAGACAGTTCCGAGAAGCGGCTGCACACGGAGATCATGTACGTGACCAGTGTCTGA
- the SLC16A5 gene encoding monocarboxylate transporter 6 isoform X1: MPQALERAEGCWSWVVLLACLVAQGLTLGFPTCIGIFFTELQHEFQASNSETSWFPSIQTAMLHAGGPLCSILVGRFGCRATMMLGGALASLGMVASSFCRTLSQLYLTAGFITGLGMCFSFQSSITAMGLYFTRWRVLANALASAGVSLGIMLWPLLSRYLLEDLGWRGTFLIFGGVLLHGCVCGAILRPGAILRPVATSVAPKIREDLPPPSKRPTRGFLVACGQAIQRHLAFDILLHNAGYRVYTLGVVWMIMGFPLPHVFLVPYATRHGVDEHRAALLISIIGFSNIFLRPMAGLVAGRQDFASHRKYLFSLATLLNGLTNLVCTVSADFRVLVGYCLVYSVSMSGIGALLFQVLMDIVPMDRFPSALGLFTILESISILISPPLAGLLLDTTNNFSYVFYMSSFFLVSAALFMSGSFCALRKKERQSRQVQAEGAVTEAAPEGTLTVEDTDSSEKRLHTEIMYVTSV, encoded by the exons ATGCCGCAGGCCCTGGAGCGTGCGGAGGGCTGCTGGTCCTGGGTGGTGCTACTGGCCTGCCTGGTGGCCCAGGGCCTCACCCTGGGCTTCCCCACGTGCATCGGCATCTTCTTCACCGAACTGCAGCATGAGTTCCAGGCCAGCAACAGCGAGACCTCCTGGTTCCCCTCCATCCAGACGGCCATGCTCCATGCAGGGG GACCCCTGTGCAGCATCCTGGTGGGACGCTTTGGCTGCAGAGCGACGATGATGCTGGGGGGCGCGCTGGCCAGCCTAGGCATGGTGGCCAGCTCCTTCTGTCGCACCCTTAGCCAGCTCTACCTCACGGCAGGATTCATCACAG GCCTGGGCATGTGCTTCAGCTTTCAGTCGAGCATCACCGCGATGGGGTTGTACTTCACCCGCTGGCGGGTGCTGGCCAATGCACTGGCCTCAGCGGGCGTCTCCCTGGGCATCATGCTCTGGCCACTGCTCTCCCGTTACCTCCTGGAGGACCTCGGCTGGAGGGGCACCTTCCTCATCTTCGGTGGGGTTTTGCTCCACGGCTGCGTCTGCGGGGCCATCCTGAGGCCCGGGGCCATCCTGAGGCCCGTGGCCACCAGTGTGGCCCCCAAGATCAGAGAAGACCTCCCTCCGCCTTCCAAGAGACCCACACGTGGCTTTCTGGTAGCCTGTGGTCAGGCCATCCAGCGCCACCTGGCCTTTGACATCCTGCTTCACAACGCCGGCTACCGTGTGTACACGCTGGGAGTCGTGTGGATGATCATGGGTTTCCCACTGCCGCATGTCTTCCTGGTGCCCTATGCCACGCGGCATGGGGTGGATGAGCACAGGGCGGCCCTGCTCATCTCCATCATCGGCTTCAGCAACATCTTTCTGCGGCCCATGGCTGGGCTGGTGGCGGGCCGGCAGGACTTTGCCAGTCACCGCAAGTACCTGTTCAGCTTGGCAACCCTGCTCAACGGGCTCACCAACCTGGTGTGCACAGTGTCGGCCGACTTCCGGGTGCTGGTGGGCTACTGCCTGGTGTACAGCGTGTCCATGAGTGGCATTGGTGCCCTCCTCTTCCAGGTCCTCATGGACATTGTCCCCATGGATCGGTTCCCCAGTGCCCTGGGCCTCTTCACCATCCTGGAAAGCATCTCCATCCTCATCTCCCCTCCACTGGCTG gaCTCCTCCTGGACACCACCAACAATTTCAGCTACGTTTTCTATATGTCAAGCTTCTTCCTTGTCTCAGCCGCCCTCTTCATGAGTGGCAGTTTCTGCGCcctgaggaagaaggagaggcaGAGCCGGCAGGTGCAGGCAGAAGGAGCCGTCACGGAGGCTGCCCCAGAGGGGACCCTCACTGTGGAAGACACAGACAGTTCCGAGAAGCGGCTGCACACGGAGATCATGTACGTGACCAGTGTCTGA
- the LOC105104662 gene encoding E3 ubiquitin/ISG15 ligase TRIM25 encodes MACTPKVSEQVSKGSFSSLHRAAKPLALLDMQRVSRPVQDHIPAPQPPAQPSRPPQGQFPMDNDNSLHTFEDQVLCPICLEVFHHPVTTACGHNFCMTCLQGCWDHQATVGETLYCPQCRESFPSRPRLCKNVILEEMVTCFTQAKGSSRNLAGPRDVPCDFCSPQKLKSVKSCLQCMASLCEKHLRSHFEDQVFRGHQLLEPVWDLKSRLCRKHRRLRRLYCRTEGCCVCGACLLEEHKDHDTAPLEQERARREVEVRKVQANVENQMLIITSDSQKHRGQVAFLSKLIQTTRDEVNTCFSEIIQEVKQLQMKVLDFVEKEEAAALGKLGSSIQQSHNRLLKLEGDSIWLRTLLANRNDQQFLQELPRLKHFPACMEPLMGTNCEEKQSFLQLPETLAELRTRLVDMGLSFINQLLLKGIKMNSYEVLPPAVDRKTLLKCYCNLNFDPATASEELFLFKETHSVLNLGILLEPYAGGGPFRGFKQWPQVLCSRGLAEGCHYWEAEVSNSWVCLGVTYRRSPSLSGRPRRNIVYLLGRNPYSWCLEWDSLKFSVWHNNTQTVLHGGYHRTLGVALDCGAGCLSFYGVEGGVSLIYRFLAAFLEPLYPAVMVSSGASVTLKQHPEGEA; translated from the exons ATGGCGTGTACACCCAAAGTTAGTGAACAAG TATCCAAGGgctctttttcctccctccacaGGGCAGCCAAGCCTCTGGCTCTCCTTGACATGCAGAGGGTTTCAC GGCCAGTCCAGGACCACATCCCAGCCCCgcagccccctgcccagccctcaaGACCTCCCCAAGGTCAGTTCCCGATGGATAATGACAACAGTCTCCACACATTTGAGGACCAAGTCCTCTGTCCCATCTGCCTGGAGGTGTTCCACCACCCGGTCACCACTGCCTGCGGGCACAACTTCTGCATGACCTGCCTCCAAGGTTGCTGGGACCACCAGGCTACTGTGGGCGAGACACTCTATTGCCCCCAGTGCCGAGAGAGCTTCCCCTCCAGGCCCCGCCTCTGCAAGAATGTCATCCTGGAGGAGATGGTGACCTGCTTCACCCAGGCCAAGGGGTCCTCACGGAACCTGGCCGGGCCTAGGGACGTGCCTTGCGACTTCTGTTCCCCCCAGAAGCTCAAGTCGGTCAAGTCATGCCTGCAGTGCATGGCCTCCCTGTGCGAGAAGCACCTGCGCAGCCACTTTGAGGACCAGGTGTTCCGGGGCCACCAGCTGTTGGAGCCCGTGTGGGATCTCAAGAGCCGGCTGTGCCGGAAGCACCGCAGGCTGCGGCGGCTGTACTGCCGCACGGAAGGCTGCTGCGTGTGCGGGGCCTGCCTGCTGGAGGAGCACAAGGACCACGACACCGCCCCGCTGGAGCAGGAGCGCGCCCGCAGGGAG GTTGAGGTTCGGAAGGTCCAGGCCAATGTGGAGAACCAGATGCTGATCATCACTTCCGACAGCCAGAAGCACCGGGGGCAGGTGGCCTTTCTCTCG AAATTGATCCAGACAACTCGGGATGAGGTGAACACCTGCTTCTCAGAGATCATCCAGGAGGTCAAACAGCTGCAGATGAAGGTCTTGGATTTCgtggagaaggaagaggcagctgCCCTGGGGAAGCTGGGCAGCTCCATCCAGCAGAGCCACAACCGGCTCCTGAAGCTGGAGGGGGACAGCATCTGGCTCCGCACCCTGCTCGCCAATCGGAACGACCAGCAATTTCTGCAG GAGCTCCCCAGGCTGAAGCACTTCCCGGCCTGCATGGAACCCCTGATGGGCACCAACTGTGAGGAGAAGCAGAGCTTCCTCCAGCTGCCAGAGACCTTGGCGGAGCTCCGGACTCGGCTGGTGGACATGGGTCTCAGCTTCATCAACCAGCTCCTCCTGAAGG GCATTAAGATGAACTCGTATGAAGTGCTGCCCCCAGCTGTGGACAGGAAAACACTTCTCAAGT GTTACTGCAACCTGAATTTCGACCCCGCCACGGCCAGCGAGGAGCTGTTCCTGTTCAAGGAGACCCACTCGGTGCTGAACCTGGGCATCCTGCTGGAGCCCTACGCCGGGGGCGGCCCCTTCCGGGGCTTCAAGCAGTGGCCGCAGGTGCTGTGCTCGCGCGGTCTGGCCGAGGGCTGCCACTACTGGGAGGCCGAGGTGTCCAACTCGTGGGTGTGCCTGGGCGTCACCTACCGCCGCAGCCCTTCGCTCAGCGGCCGCCCGCGCCGCAACATCGTCTACCTGCTGGGCCGCAACCCCTACTCGTGGTGCCTTGAGTGGGACTCGCTCAAGTTCTCCGTGTGGCACAATAACACGCAGACGGTGCTGCACGGCGGCTACCACCGCACGCTCGGCGTGGCGCTCGACTGCGGCGCCGGCTGCCTCTCCTTCTACGGCGTGGAGGGCGGCGTGAGCCTCATCTACCGCTTCCTCGCCGCCTTCCTGGAGCCGCTCTACCCCGCGGTCATGGTCAGCAGCGGCGCCTCGGTCACGCTAAAGCAGCACCCGGAGGGGGAGGCGTAG